The Pyrus communis chromosome 14, drPyrComm1.1, whole genome shotgun sequence sequence TTAAATTTCATTGATTCTTCAATGCACATTCAACCATTAAATTCAACAATATAAGTCATCGATGTATTGTGAATGCAGCTTAAAGCATGTACGTTAATTTTGCCTAACATCGAGGTGTAGTCAAGATTCAAATGAGCAAAAAAGCCAGAGATATCCAATGTGGGTTTGGGCGGTTGGTCCCTTTCTTCACAAGCTGACTGGTACAGAAAAAAGGTCAAAAGAAGACAGGTAAAGTTGGGAAGACAGTTTGGTAAtgtggctctctctctctctctgtctgccATAGCTGTAAAGCAGATAAGGTTTCAATGCTTTGGCCCTCAGTCTTGTCTATGCACCGACAGAACGGATCAATTCTTTGATTTCCGTTCTTCGCGATGTGATACCAATTTATGCCACTTTGTTGCACCAAGAATAATTAGGAGGAGGATGGAATCATCcaacattgaaatttgattagtcCAACGGTTAAacaatttctgatttttttgatatttttagcATAAATGATCTTTAAGAAGTGATCAAGAAAGTAGACAGTTTCAATAATTAAGAAACATTGCAAGATGAGAATATGAGTTGAGAAGGTAAAACTAAAACGGTGTTAACATTTTCTATAATGAAATACAAGATTTCAAATGCATAAGCAAATGCTGCTTGAGCTACGAGTTGTTCggattaaaaatttataattcaGTTGAGGATTCATATTAATGTACCTAGACTATGAACAAGAGATTTCACACTCTGAAGTATGGTGCTGGTTTCACTCTCAAGTCTCCAAAACCTCCAAAGGGAAATCTATTAGCGTTGAactttaataacaaaaattaagaacaaGCCACCATTTAAGAATACACTTTCTCATGAGGTCGTCAACTTACATATTTCTCACTGTTACTGCAATTGAACACTTTTAGTCTATTTAACTTTAACATCAGTCATGCACGTAAATAAATATAAGGTAAGTAATTGATATGAATTTCGTGGTAAACTTGACACCAATTAAGAATTCTTCACGTGCATGGACAACGGGACAAAACTCGTAGATTCGATTAACCTAATCACAAACCTAAACAACGTTATCTCATTAATCCATTTTACTTTGATTCCGGAGGCAGGAGTGAGAACTcattcacaaaaagaaaaatattcaaaaaccgcgttgaaagaaaaagacaatGCATCCAGATATTTGGTAAGTGCTTTTTGGCGCcgcaaaaaaaaagaattctGACTTGTCCAAACGCAAtaagcaaaagcaaaagcatATTCGCTTCTCCTCCCTCCATAATCTCCTCTTAATCCCGCAATCTTGGCATGTGGCTTCATGTGTCGCCATGTGGGTGGCTTTATTACAACCCTAAGTAACTGCGCTCCAAGACGGCCCTGTTAAAACACCCCCTCTCCTTTTGCCACGTGGATCCATTACAAAAATCTGTAACAGTTAATTAGGTGGATTTTACTCTGTGGATCCCCCAAGGGCCAATGTCACGTATAAAAATGTGCATTTAGCCATTTAGGCAAGCATTTCAAAAACCCTACCAATCTCTTTTGCCATGGAGCACTGGACCCGTGGACCGACCGTCGGCCGCGGCTCCACCGCCACAGTCTCCCTTGCCGCCAGCTCCGATGGCGAACGATTCGCTGTAAAGTCGGCCGAGCTCTCCAGCTCGGCTCTTTTGCAGAAGGAGCAATTTTTTTTGTCCAAGCTTAGTTCCCCCCATATAGTCAAGTACTTGGGGTATAATGTCAGCATGGAAAACAACAAGCCTATGTACAACCTCTGCATGGAGTACGTACCCGGCGGCACGCTTTTCGACGCGATTAGGAGACGGGGAGGGCGGCTAGAGGAGGCCGTCATTCAATTGTACACGCATCAGATTGTGCAAGGATTGGAGTATTTGCATGTCAATAAATTGGTACACTGTGACATCAAGAGCCAAAACATTTTGGTGACCGGAGAGACCGCCAAAATTGCCGATTTGGGTTGCGCTAAATTGGTACAAGGGGTTGAGGCAAGTACTACTATTTCGGGTACGCCGGTGTTTATGGCGCCGGAGGTTGCCCGCGGCGAAGAGCAGGGGTTTGAGGCTGACATATGGGCTCTTGGGTGCACGATTATTGAAATGGCAACCGGTAGCGGGCCTTGGCTGGAGATTAATGATCCGGTTTCAGCTCTCTACAGGATTGGATTCTCCGGTGAGCTACCGGAGAGTCCAAGCCAGCTTTCAAGCAAGGGTAAGGATTTCTTAACCAAGTGTTTGATGAAGGATCCAAGAGAGAGGTGGACAGCTAAGCAGCTCCTTGAGCATCCATTTCTTGAACAGCATTCGGGGTCCAAGTTTAATACAGAGCAAGTAATGGGGTCTCCAATTAGTGTGTTGGATCAAGGCCTTTGGGATTCTTTTGAAGCGTCTGAAAGTCCAATGGAATTGCTATCTGTTGAaggtgtttgtttgaattccCCAACAGAAAGGATCAAGAAACTGATTGAGTTTTCGACATTTTCGAATGTACCCAACTgggaatttgatgaaaattggTGCACTGTTAGAAGCAACAGCGATGAAGAAATCGAAAACTTTGTGGTTTCAAACAACAATGTCGTCTCAGATGAAGAAGTGTTTGCTGCAAATTCTTCAGCTGTGGCTTCAATTGTTCTTGAAGAGATTGAGAGTATAAACTGTGATGAGGATTTAGATTTTGAATTTATGATTAGTAATAGTGCGACAGAAGATTCTTTTGTATCAAACAATCTTGAAATTGAATCAGATCATcagaattttgattttattcacTCCCACTGTTATCATTTGCGtctatttagttttagttttagtagTTTTAAGGGCTACAAGCCTACGACATTGACAAGTCAATCACTGACAAGCTACTCGTTTAGTGATACTGCTACTCCCAATACGAGAAGAGGTCTCAAACTCAAATTGTCATAGGTGCAGAAGTGATTGAGCGATCTACCACTAATCTGCATTGATATTGTTTCTAACTTAATTGCTACAAAGTGTGGTATTATACAAAAGGCTTCGATATGATTAGCAATGAAACCATTTAATATAAATACGATTTAATATTAGCTCCCTCTACTTAGGGACCGTAGTTAGGGTACTAAACCGTGATTACTGAGTAATTGCCACTCTAATCATATATAATCCCAAGGTTAGTTAAGTATACACATAATATGGATCTGCATGTGTATATTCACCCCTTTTGGCCTCTTATGCCGTCTCTTACACAAACCAAGAGGAGCTGTCTCGTGTAAGCCAGAAGGAGAAACAAGGCCAGcttgttcttttaattttttttgtttctttttaattttttaaatttatcccAATCATTAATCTCATAAAGATTGCCACTGCAACAGCGGCCGGCTTCAAACGGGCTGTTAAAAAGAGGACTTTCATAGTACGAATACACTAACGTTGTAAAACTCGCTCTTGCATGCTAGAGGAGATTATTCAAGTCTCATATTTAGACTTGACACAGAAGTCAAATTTAATGAGGTTGATGAAGCTTCCTGTGTGAACAAGAGAGACTTTTGTTAGGCCATTGAGAGAAGAGAGACTTTTGTTAGGCCATTGAGAGGAGTCAACAAGTTTGTTCCCACTACCTATTCTCTATCATTGCTATGTAGGCCAATAAtattcaaattcaaagtttagttTCTTTTGGGGAGGTGCTCATTAATTTggcaaataaataatacatccacaaactctctctctctctctctctctcacttacTCACAACTACCGACTTTTTCCATCAgcttttataatttaattttgctCTTAACTACCAACTTTAAATATTCACAATTGTGACATATGTCAAATTATTGACAGAGCTAGCaacataaaaaaatgaatacaTTTTGAGAATGAAACTTGGAAATCCTCGTTcttttcactaaaaaaaaaaatcctattgagaataaaaatttcattatatgTAGTGACATGTCCAAAGTCAATCACGATATGCGTTATCATTCATATATATTGGGTCACACTACACTCGGTTTGTATTTAGCAAATTAGATATTATTATCATGCCATTTAACATACCATTCATTCGTCTTATTAAGTAGGTACTACCTAACCTTTGGCAATTAGCATCTAGTGGAACAAGTGAAGCGAATGTGGTCCATGGCACCACAACTAGGCATAGAGTATAAAAGAAGAGAGACTTTAAACAAAGTCAACTAATTTTAAAACGTCAAATTGTTAACCGATCCATCCAATCCCATGATGAAAATAGACTTCTCGAAGAGTCAAACACGTTGGCTGTTCACTTTGTCCCTTCGTTTTCTCTATGGGGTATTGAAAGGTCAACTCAAAACTCGAAAGACCTAGAGAAAGGCttttgacaaacaaaaaaactatgCGATCATCCATACGTAATTGTGAAGTGTCAAATATCTACTCAAAGGCAATGCTTTCAGGTCGGCACCATCTATTTGAACACCCCATCGAAAGAGAAGATATTTTGTTATTTGACCTAATATTGGTTTTCACTCGTACTTGTATGTAAGTATGTGGCTCATTTGATGATTAGGATTCAATTATACTGAATAACTCGATAGTAAGTCTCTTATCCGGATGACAAAATTATTATATCTCGTTGAATTGTAGACATAAAATTAGTCTTATTTATAGGTTTTGCATCTTCATTCTTTACACCTACCAAAGTTTATAGCCTATACGTGAGATCTCCTGAGCCCATTTTACTCCCTAACTTAATTATGTTCTTTTTAGGGTTTGAATAGGGAAATAAAAGTCAGATTATTGAAACTTACTTGACTTCTCACAACACTTTGTATTAAGGTTTGTGTTTTGGATTTTAGCAATTAGGGTCGGGTTTCTTAGTAGACAATAAGCCGACGAACTCTACCaacactactacaatattagctttatGTGTTGGCTTAATAAGTTATTATGTCGAATAAAAGATATCCGACACATCATTCAGTTAGTGTTGAATAACAATGAAattctgtcggttatatccgccaatatttttgaattcttttttgtatataaatatttttaacatattccggcggtttttaagttaatggtggcagttataaccgacagaaattgactattttattattttagtttctgacggttattattttagtattctgatagttataaccgacagaaattgaccattttattattttaaaatattatattgattaaaaaaaataaataaataaacacatggtttaaatatatttttagggGGGGAATTTAAAATCGTAACAAAATTTTGGGAGGGAACTTTGGGGGGTATTTTGCCGCCATtttttcttgtcggttataactaacagtaatgaaaattttatgtcggtttttattttaaaaaaatgttactgtcggttaaaaccgacaataatgaaaattttccaaaataaaacccGTCCATCTCTTCCTTGCGCCGGTGCCTTTTCCCTTCCCCCTTCCTTCAATGAAATCATTTCAGTTTTTTACATTTTCTCTATCTTATTTCACtctgtagtatcccacatcgcccgtgagggcgtggtctttgggccttatatgtccatgcctGCATGTACCTTTCAGTGAGGCCTTTTGGAGCTGCGGCTTGCAaagacaaaaccgtgcggtagccctGCTGTCTGCGACCTAGTCCAGGGCAGGGAAtgctaaagcggacaatatcactgcGAGGGAAGGCAGGATGTGACACactctctctttgtctctctaaACCTTTCTCTCAATCTTTCTCTATGAGTTCATAGTGTTCACCAACGGTAATTCTTCAGTTTTGTTAATATGTTATCGATAGCCATCGATTCTTCATTTACTGAatcttttggttgatttttcttttgggggagctttttgttggaattttcaTCTGGGGTTTCATCTGGGTTGCATTCTTAGTTGTGTTCATCATGTTCATTGCGGTATGTGTTGCTCTCTCATCTATTTCCGCTGCTCTGATGGTTATGATGGTGTATGCTGATAAGGTTGAATCTAGTAAAATCTCAGGCTCTATGTTCGAAACCTTGCAACATATTATCTTTGATTCTTGATTTCTTGAGCTATTTCTTGTTAAAGATATGAGATTTTCAGTATACATATATGTTACTATGAAAGTTAATCAATAGTATTGAAACAATTAAAGGCCAAATTGCCAATGTGATAGAGGTCAGATGCCATTGTTTGAACACCAATTGCCAAATCTGTGAATCTTGATTGAAGTTGTGAAGGTTGATGGCCATAGATTGATTACAGTTAGAATTTGTAAGTGGAGAATACTAGTTTTCTTGTTAATCTTGAAGTGGAGAATACGAGTTTTTCTGCACTATATATGCAAGGGTCTGCAAGTTCTTCCTTGGATTCTCATAATCAAACTGGTGCAGGACAAGTTCTAATTCTGCTGGTATTGACTCATCAACTGGTGGAAGAAGTCGTGTTCCTCTTGGTTCAAATAATTCAACATAACTTTCTGGTTTTCAACCctaacaacctcaacaacaagcaTTCTATCCTTTGGCACATGCTAATGATTTTGGATCTAGTTTTGTGGGAAAGAAATGATTCAGAAAgtggtttatattttttttattattaatatattttttgtcggttttatccgacagataatgctcttatttattcattattaataaattctctgtcggttatatctgacacaaattctgtcggttttagagtattttctgtcggttatatccgccACAATTTTTGTCGattttagagtattttctgtCGAAAAATTCATTTCCTAACGTTGGCAATTTTGTCGCTTATTATATCCACCACTACATCCATTTTCTGTCGGATTTTACTTAATATTCGACAGTAATATACGTTTCTTATCGATTATCATAGCGACACTAATAAATGGTTTTGTAGTAGTGCGATATGAATGATATTGGTTAGAGTGGATGTGTTTCACTCACTCTTATACAATCGAGTTAGAATCTCCCTCTACGCAGTTTAAGTTATTTAAAGTCGAATAtcatttgtatataaaaaaataaccaaatcCCATATATTAAATTTCTAACCCAACTCACGCATGCTTCCAGTTTATCACAttcaataaaaagaaattacaaTTTGTAGGTTTGTATGATTTTTACAGGAGACCACAGTAATCCATTTATTCTATGAAGAAATCTAAAATTTTGCAAGCTATATATGCATTATTTCAATGATCAACCTATATGTTGATTTGAATTATTCTTAGGGGATTAATGAGAAACTGTGGTTTTAGCAATTCTACGATATATTAACGTgaactaattatattaattgatGCATTATTGGGAGCTTCTGCTTGCTCATATGGTTATTCTTCTTCGGAATTCAGCTTTTAGCTGCGTAATCGATCATTTGTGTTGCCTTCTTCACTTCTGCAGGAGCAGTAGATTTCCTGTGCTCATAATCCTTTTTCagattcttctcttcttcgaCGAGTCCTCGTAGCAGATGGAGCTCTTTGATATAGTAGTGTAGTCTATCTATAATCATTGCCAGGAATAGGGAAAACCCTGTGTAATTAACATTCCAGGTTAATTAGAGAAAAATGGCATAATTACAACTAGCTAATTGAAAACATATAAATTATGAACAAAAGCTTGGCATTGATCGAGTTGTATTCGTTACCTTGCTACAAAACCCTAACACAACTTATAAATAAGACAATCTGTATTTTTCAATTGCAACAGAAGGCGATATGGTACTTCTTGTGAGTGTGTGAAGAATTGTCCCATGTTGGAAAGTTCAAAAATCTCAAGTTTTATAAAGAGTTGGATGACTCCACCCATTGATTTTAGGGTGCATGAAacctgagtttttttttttttttttttttaaatttattggcaAGTGGCCGTTTACCATAGTGGTCGAAAGGAGTTGAGCCCTTATATGACGTCGTGGGTTCAAACCCTgtcggtggctaatctaacatctaatctaataaaatctatcgtttgacaaaaaaaaaaaaaaaaaaaaaacctcagcTTCTTTCACTTCCGACTAACTTTTTCCTGCTTCGGAGAGTTTTGTTTTATAAGACTTAACATGACATGAGATTGGTTACAGGATTGCCAACTGAAAAGGATTTTCATTCATCGGCCAAAATTAGATACATCCAGtcatcaaaattaaaaactccAACTTTACCCTGACAAGGTTACGGATATAGTTTTTTCCCAAGTAAATTTTAAGGAAAAGGGTTACTATAATGGATGATATAGCTCACCTATGAGAGATGCTTCCAGGAGACGATGTGCCATAAGAACCTCATCTGTCGGATTGACAAAGCCTGCCTCTGATAAACTTTTTTGAACACTGAATACACTATATATGGTGGAGCTAAAGAAGACGAGAATGGTTCCTCCCACGCTCTTCGCCACCAATGGCCCCCGTCCTTGCTTCGATCGATCTAACCCCACGATCACCAACTTCCTCAGAGGGGTTCTGAACAAAAGGCTCAGAATCAATGCCATTTCAGCCAACACAAgtgtaaacaaaatttgaatcATTGCTTCTGGTTAATTATCAACaaagttaattttatttttcaatgatTTTGCTAACATGAAAGTGGCTTTATCTGAAGGATGTGGAAAAAACACAATGGTGTAATTATTGTTTAGGGTTCGTTTTGTAGTTGTCCTGTGTGATATGATTCTTCAAACTTATAGTTGAATCAAGGAATTATACTTTCCATGATTACATGAGGCAGGGATAGAATTATTTCATCATGTCCCCAAAGGACACACTTGGTATCTATGTCTCTTAGGGATATCAGATATCTTGTTGTTCAGGAATTGagagttttttttcaaaagattcTTTCAAGTCATAGAGAATAGCTGAGATTTCATGTAAAAGTGATAAACTTATGGATTGCTCTGATACATAAGGtctttcttttcaaattatTGCATCTCAATTCATTAATATAGCACTGTGTTAATTTTGCTTATAGTAAAGAAGGAAAACTTTCAAATTTTGGTGATGTcatcttatttttattgtttgtccTTATATCTCTGAAATTGTTATGCCAAATTTAGAGCAACTTCAGCCCAATCCAATCCTTTAGGCTATAGGCGATTAAATCCATTTCCCCTCCCCCTCCAACCCATACCAATTCACTGGGCTCCAACGGAGCCCGACTTCTCCCCCATGCTCGAATCGACAGCCAtgatggatatttttttttttggcgccAGGTGCGTGGAAAACATGTAGGAGGGGACACGCGTCTTCGACAAGAAATTAACGTCTGGGGCCCACGTGCAAGCGCACTACTGGTTGATTATTCCTTGGGAACAGATCGAGGAGTTTTTAGGGAAAGACCAAAATACCGATAACAAATCGGAGAAGTAGAGATCGAATCGGAGGGGATTTAATAAATGGACTTGTGGGATTTGTCGTTTTGGTGGTGACAATTGAATCCAGAAGTTGCCTGGTGAAGCGATGCAGGTCCGTTGTCACCCTATTTAAAATGGTTGTGGGAAGCTAGGAAGAAGCAGATGGGAGGGGCGAAGCTGAGAAGTTGATCTTAGTAGTCCACTTGATTTCAGGGGATCTTACTAAGACCCTCTAGCGAAGTGTTTAGTCAATGTGAGTTTCATTAAAATTACTCTTGAAGTGTAACAAATACTAGACTACACTTACACCTACTCTAGTTTAGTGAGAGCTAATGGAGCAAACAAATGCACCCTTAAAGTACTAGTAGAGTGACATAACTATGTGGttcggaaaaagaaaagaaaaacttgtttgtgcaaaattttttttaatgcccacctttttttcttttctaatattgtcttcttttttatttttttctaatatgGTCTTTCAGTTACGTACAAAAGggtataatataatatttttttatttgaagttGACAATCAGATTCTATTAGTgtataatttatataattttttttaaaaaaaaaataataatttttcacaaccaaataataataataataatagtaaattCTTCAAAACGGTGCGCTGCGGTGGTTTAAGACACATGCGACAAACAACGAGCGAGAAGCAAATAGCATTAGGTAAGTAGACTTCCAACTCTAGTTTGGCCTTTCATCAGAGTCCGAGTCTGAGCCAGGGGAAGACTACATCTTCAGAGCCTGCAATGGAGGCGCCGCCATTCGCCTCTTCCTCCAAAACCCTACCTTTTCGCTCATCCTCCGCTTCCTCCCTTCTGTTTCTTCCCAAAACTCACCTCAATTTCAGACGTCCCAGAAGCTTCTCCGTCCGTGCCTCCTCCGCCGCAGATTCCGGTACtctcctctccctccctctctctctgttaaatttgagttttttttttattatttattattttaataataatttagtttgtTTGAATAATGAATCAGTGGTGACTCTGCTCGACTACGGCGCGGGCAATGTTCGCAGTGTGAGGAATGCCATTCGCCACCTAGGCTTCGACGTCAAAGATgtaaattttcttttcctttttggtcAA is a genomic window containing:
- the LOC137716313 gene encoding mitogen-activated protein kinase kinase kinase 18-like, whose product is MEHWTRGPTVGRGSTATVSLAASSDGERFAVKSAELSSSALLQKEQFFLSKLSSPHIVKYLGYNVSMENNKPMYNLCMEYVPGGTLFDAIRRRGGRLEEAVIQLYTHQIVQGLEYLHVNKLVHCDIKSQNILVTGETAKIADLGCAKLVQGVEASTTISGTPVFMAPEVARGEEQGFEADIWALGCTIIEMATGSGPWLEINDPVSALYRIGFSGELPESPSQLSSKGKDFLTKCLMKDPRERWTAKQLLEHPFLEQHSGSKFNTEQVMGSPISVLDQGLWDSFEASESPMELLSVEGVCLNSPTERIKKLIEFSTFSNVPNWEFDENWCTVRSNSDEEIENFVVSNNNVVSDEEVFAANSSAVASIVLEEIESINCDEDLDFEFMISNSATEDSFVSNNLEIESDHQNFDFIHSHCYHLRLFSFSFSSFKGYKPTTLTSQSLTSYSFSDTATPNTRRGLKLKLS
- the LOC137714761 gene encoding uncharacterized protein; this encodes MIQILFTLVLAEMALILSLLFRTPLRKLVIVGLDRSKQGRGPLVAKSVGGTILVFFSSTIYSVFSVQKSLSEAGFVNPTDEVLMAHRLLEASLIGFSLFLAMIIDRLHYYIKELHLLRGLVEEEKNLKKDYEHRKSTAPAEVKKATQMIDYAAKS